The sequence TCGCCGTACGGATGGCCGTCCTCGAACAGAATTCGCGCCAGGCAATAGCCGGATTTCTGAGTGGCATTCCATGAGCCGCGCATCGCCACAAAGGCGTCGCCCCGGGCATTAGGAATCTTGTTGCCGTGATAGAAGAACATGCCGTTGCCCGAACAATGGGCGGCCATGGTCCATTCGGGGATCGTGGTCTTGGACGCAAGTTCCGCAAGGTCCGGCCGTTTCAGAAAATTAAAGTTCGGGATGTTTTTCCCCAGAATGTACGGGTGCCCGTAGAAGCCGCCTTTCTTGTAGTGGTTGAGTTCGGCCGGAGGATTGTGGTCCGTGATCGGCTGGCCGAATTTCTTTTCCTTGCCCTCGATCGATTCGCCGAGCGTGTCGATGTCGTGATCGACGCCCCAGATTTCCTCGGTGCCCGGTCGGATCGCGAACTTCTCGGTGTTGCGCAAGCCCGACGCGAAGAGTTGTTTGTCGGAGCCGTCCAGCGCGAAGCTCCAGATTTTTTTCCGTTCGTTCGCATCGATGGGTTCATCCGTGGCGTTCGTTTGATCGCCGATGTGCGTGTAAATGCGTGACTGATGAATCAACAGGGCGCGCCACCGATGCCCGCCGCCGGTGATGGGGAGTTTGTCTTCGCTGACGACTTTGACGACTTCATCGGCTTTGCCATCGCCATTTGTGTCGCGGGATTTGTAGATCGCGGAGACTTCGGCGAACCAGAGCCAGCCGTTGTGCCAGGCCAAGCCTTGCAGAATGTTCTTCGGGTTGTGACCCTCGACGTACGGCGCCACGCTTTCGTAAACCCCATCGTTGTTCTTGTCGCGGCAAGCCATGATTTTGCCGGCGCTGGGAACGCTGACAAAAAGAACGCCCTCAGGATTCGTGGCCATGAACCGAGGGGTCTTGATGGTGTTTTCCGCCACGGTCAACGTGAAGCCCGGACGGACCCAGATCCCCGCAGGAACGTCCGCGGCCGAAACCTGGAACGCGAAGAGCGAAGCCAGGAAGAGAACGGTGGCCGTTCGGAAGGATGCCAGCCACGTCTTAGATTCTGGCGTTGAACGGCTGAACGGCCCTCTCTCCCGTCCTGCGGACACCCTCTCCCCCTCCGAGTGGGAGAGGGATGAGGTGAGGGGGTTTGTTCGGGAGGAAGGAGTAAGAGTAACGGGCAACTTGCCGAGGATCGATCGCAGTGTGGGATGTGTGGCTTTCATGTTTCAGTGAGGATAACTTGCCACCAGTGCCAGCGTCCAGAATTTCATCGCGCACTTACAGTAATTTCAAATTCTCGCAACAATTAACGATTTAACGTTGTAACGCTGTCACGATGCGGCTGCGGCCCTTGCTCACCACCAATCAAAGTCGGGGTTTGGCCGGTCCCTCACCCAGTTCACCAGCGCGGGAGGCCAAAATCCCTTGCGGCATAACTCCAGCCATTTGTGAGACACATCACTAGCCGCGGGCTAATTCAGCCCAAAGACGACCACCGCGCCGTTCTTGAGCGTGAGCGGGCGTTCGTAAAGCGGCGGACCGAGGAGAAGCTTGTTCTGAAGCAATGCAGTTGATCTCACCGACCAAAGCCCGGAGCAGCCATTGATGTTGCGCCGGCGACCGCGCCACTCACTGGCTGGGAGAGGAGAAATCCGGCCCTGCCACCGGCTACGGAGATGCAATCTTCTTTTTCGCCTCCTCGGGCACCTGGACCTGGGTGGAACCAACCCGACTGATCTCCACCGTGGTCGTCCGGTTGATGGCGAATTCTTGCTGATGATCCGTCAGGAGAATCTTGCCTTGGAGATTGACCTCGTACTTCGCCAGCATCCCGTTCTTCACCCAGAATCTCGCCGTGCCTTTGGCGCCCGGAGACACGCGCGCCAGGAACTCGACGCGGCTGCGGCTGAGCAAAAGGTTCTTCACGCCTTCCGCCGTGAAGTCGCCTGTGTAAGCCCCGCCTCGCTCCGCCTTGAGAGTTCTGCAAATCTTGAGGAGCTCCTCGGCTTCGGCGTGCGGCGGCTTGAAGTCCTGCAACCGGCGCGCAATCCACTCGCGATCCCCGGTCAACTCTCTGGCCGACTCCCACGCGGTCTCGGTTTTGATGGCGCTTTGCCCGCCCTTCGAAGCGACTTCGACCGCGTTGCCCTCCAGGGTGAATCGGAAATAGGTGAAGCCGTTCGCTTCCGTCTGCCCATGCGTCGGTCCCTGGCGCGTCAGCGAGGATTTCGGTTCGGCTTTGGGCGTTGAAGTCCAACTGTAGTTGGCCTGAGAAGCGAGTTGTTGCAGGGCGCTTTTGACTTCCGCCGAGGGATTCTTATCGGCCGCCCAGCAATCCACCACGCCTCGCGTTGCAAGAACCAGCCCCAGAAGCATGGCAAGCCACCAAGGTAGGGCGAGTCCGTCCCGGCGAGCCGTTCCACGAGCTTTGAATACGTCCAAATAGGCTCGCTGCGGACACGCTCGCGCTACCCAGAGGTTCTTGGAGCGTCGCCTTGGGTTTCGAACAATGCACAGGGTCCACGAACCCACCCCGACCCCTTCCCGGGAGGGGAGCCTGCTTTCAAGCGCCGCCAGCCTGTTCCCCTCCTGGGAGGGGTCAAGGCGTGGGTCCACGCGAAGTCTGACAGCCGCGGTTTCAGTTCCGCCGCGGTCCGCGCGCATTAATCTCGTGTCTCTCTCCTGACGCATAGATTGCTGGCAACCCGCCATCGGACATGAACTCGTCAACGTTTCAACGTTTCGACGTTGTAACGATTCAACGACTCTGAGGCGCGGCTTTGCCGTGCCGCGTCATGTGTAGTCATTCCAAAACCGTTTGGCTACGGCAAAGAATCGATTACATTGCGATTCATGATCTCGCGAACCTCCTTTGAGAATAGGCGGAACGGGCTGCTAACCTCTTGTGATTCTCCGCCATTGGAGTCAGTGAGGATCCGCACCTCCGTCTCGCTGAGGGCGGGTTTGGACCATCATTTCGCCTCACGCTTCTTCTTAGTCCTCGCCTGCGTCCTCGGCGTCACCTCCGCTTGCTCGAACCCCGGCTCGCCGCCCGTCCAGACTTATCAAGGCATGTGCGACGGCTCGGCGGCCGTGGCGATCAGCCCGGACTTTTTCGCGGTTGCGAATGATGAGGACAGCGTGATCCGAGTTTACCGGCGAGACCTCGGCGGGCTGCCCGCCGAGAAGTTCGACTTGTCCCGCTTGCTGGACCTCCAAAAAGATTCACCCGAAACGGACATCGAAGGCGCCGCCCCGCTCGGAGACCGCGTTTATTGGATCACCTCGCACGCCCGAAACAGCGAAGGCAAAGAGCGTCCGAGCCGCCGCCGGTTTTTCGCGACGCGATTCGACGTCGAGACTGGCCGCGTTGCCATTCATCTTGTTGGCAAACCGTACAAAGACCTGATCAAGGACCTTGCCGCCGCGCCGGAATTGAAACGGTTCAACTTTACCGCCGCCGCCAAACTCGCGCCGAAGGATCGGGGCGGCCTCAATATTGAAGGACTCGCCGCCTCGCCTGACAACCGCCTCCTCATCACGTTTCGAAACCCGGTTCCGCAAGGGCGTGCGCTCCTGCTGCCGCTCCTGAATCCCGACGGCCTTGTTTCCGGAGAAAGGGCAAGGTTCGGTGAACCCATCCTCCTGGATTTAGGGGGACTGGGCATCCGGGACATCGCCGCCGTGAACGGGCGTTATCTGATTGCGTCTGGCGCCTACGCCGGGGGAAAAGGCGAAGCGCGGTTGTTTCTCTGGGATGGCAAATCCACCCAGCCTGAATTGGTCCGCTCAGTCGATCTGCGGCGGTTCAACCCGGAAGCGATTGTGGTTTATCCGACCGCCGCGTCCACGGCCACGCCGCAAATCCAGATCCTGAGTGACGATGGTTCCGGCAGAATCCGAGGAACCGATTGCAGAGATTTGAAAGACGACAGCGCCAAACGCTTCCGCGCGCTCTGGATCAACCTGGATGCGCCGTGAGACTCGGGGAGATTCGCTATTGCTCATTCTTCAACCGCGGATTTCACGGATTTTGCGGATGGAGAAGCGATCCTATCCGTGTGATCCATGTAATCCGCGGTTGACTCAGCTTCCTCTGGTTATCAGGGCGCCTGCCGTGTAGGTTTCTCCCCATCTTTATGCGCCGACTCTCGTTTCTCTTCCTGGTTTCGTGCTGCCTTCGGATCGCCGCCCCGGTCACTCCCTTGGCGCAAACTGCGGCGACGTCCGCCAAGCCCGAAATTCCCTTTGAAGGCCGCGCGCCGGCGCCGGAGTTCCCCGCTTCGCTCGAATGGCTGAACACGGCGCGCCCGCTCGCGCTCGCGGACTTGCGCGGCAAGATCGTGCTGCTGGACTTCTGGACTTACTGTTGCATCAATTGCATGCACATCATTCCCGATCTGAAAAAGCTGGAGGCGAAATACGCCCGGGAACTGGTCGTGATCGGAGTTCATTCCGCGAAATTCCAAAATGAGAAAGAAACCGCCAACATCCGCGAAGCGGTCCAGCGCCATGAGATCGAGCATCCCGTAGTCAACGACAAGGACTTTCAAGTCTGGAAATCGTACGGCGCCCGGGCCTGGCCCACGCTCGTGTTGATCAATCCCCACGGCAAAGTCCTTCGCGCATGCCCAGGTGGCAGAGCGAAAGCGTCGTGACGGAGGAGGAG comes from Verrucomicrobiota bacterium and encodes:
- a CDS encoding DUF3616 domain-containing protein, which codes for MISRTSFENRRNGLLTSCDSPPLESVRIRTSVSLRAGLDHHFASRFFLVLACVLGVTSACSNPGSPPVQTYQGMCDGSAAVAISPDFFAVANDEDSVIRVYRRDLGGLPAEKFDLSRLLDLQKDSPETDIEGAAPLGDRVYWITSHARNSEGKERPSRRRFFATRFDVETGRVAIHLVGKPYKDLIKDLAAAPELKRFNFTAAAKLAPKDRGGLNIEGLAASPDNRLLITFRNPVPQGRALLLPLLNPDGLVSGERARFGEPILLDLGGLGIRDIAAVNGRYLIASGAYAGGKGEARLFLWDGKSTQPELVRSVDLRRFNPEAIVVYPTAASTATPQIQILSDDGSGRIRGTDCRDLKDDSAKRFRALWINLDAP
- a CDS encoding redoxin domain-containing protein, whose amino-acid sequence is MRRLSFLFLVSCCLRIAAPVTPLAQTAATSAKPEIPFEGRAPAPEFPASLEWLNTARPLALADLRGKIVLLDFWTYCCINCMHIIPDLKKLEAKYARELVVIGVHSAKFQNEKETANIREAVQRHEIEHPVVNDKDFQVWKSYGARAWPTLVLINPHGKVLRACPGGRAKAS